The Bacteroidales bacterium genome contains a region encoding:
- a CDS encoding DUF1566 domain-containing protein, producing the protein MKISEWSHRILLLLPIVLLSCDNKNEEVFNGIFSKTGSLATILTTPATSVTDTSAEAGGNLTDNGSTYIIARGICWGTDQNPDTSDFTIETGKEPGEFVCSITGLSKGTLYYMRAYVSNNIGTAYGNQETFTTLNIPAITTSPISDISDTTAVSGGNITADGGVNVTARGVCWSTKQNPTITDTISKDGSGKGIFTSSLKRLVPNTTYYVKAWATNSIGTAYGNELTFTTTSPTLLLPTLTTTAISAITQTTAVSGGIITSDGGAKVTARGVCWGTSSNPVVTGYHLNGDTISGNPSSFSNLISGLTANTTYYVRAFATNSIGTAYGNEFSFTTSVAVTVIPSISTNAISSVTQITATCGGNISNDGGANVTTRGVCWSTSPNPTISLTTKTSDGTGTGTFSSSITGLAPGTLYYVKAYASNSAGTAYGNEISFTTLPATGGTVTDIDGNVYNTIVIGTQTWLKENLKTTKYNDGSSIPIVADNIVWSTLTSGSYCWYDNAPTFSTSPYGALYNWYTIDATNNGNKNICPTGWHVPTDGEFTALESYLGGVTIAGGRLKEVGNLHWLAPNTGATNETGFTSLPAGGRNEDGSFSSMGVQNYLWSSTENGTTFAWARQILNNSTNSIRIYFLKQSGYSVRCILGTIQVLPSISTASVMSITSTSAICGGNITSDGGANVTTRGVCWSTSANPTISDSKTTDGSGIGTFSSSIGGLSYATTYHVRAYATNSIGTSYGQDLTFTTLSPLPVVTTSTVTSITSVSAVSGGDASSPYGPLITERGVCWNTSPNPTTANNKTIDGSGSGTFTSTITGLTVYTTYYVRAYATNGSGTTYGNERSFITAPIGTTVTDIDGNVYNTVVIGTQTWMKENLKTTKYRDGSSIPIVTDDPMWISSEKDAYCWFNNDPATYKEAYGGLYNYFAIIDFRYLCPTGWHVPTNSEWTTLTQYLGGESVAGGKLKSITGWNSPNTGATNESGFTALAGGYRYHNGPFSGHGEFTIFWSSTEYDLTNSFDKILYYNESNFMTGGWNPKQSGFSVRCLQGEPLTPAIGDNYQGGKIAYIFQPGDNGYIAGQIHGLIAAPSDQSTSAEWGCSGMAISGADGTAIGTGNQNTIDIVNGCTTTGTAAKLCSDLILNGYSDWYLPSIDDLNKLNINRIAIGGFAVGYYWSSTEISDIAGWPLAFNTVSMSPNSKSSLYFVRAVRTF; encoded by the coding sequence ATGAAAATATCTGAATGGTCACATAGAATTCTTTTACTCTTACCTATAGTTCTTCTCTCATGTGACAACAAAAATGAGGAAGTCTTTAATGGTATATTTTCAAAAACCGGTTCCCTGGCAACAATTCTTACTACCCCTGCCACTTCTGTTACCGACACATCAGCAGAAGCCGGAGGAAACCTGACAGATAACGGAAGCACTTACATAATTGCCCGTGGAATATGCTGGGGCACAGATCAGAATCCTGATACTTCTGACTTTACAATTGAAACCGGCAAAGAACCCGGCGAGTTTGTCTGCAGTATTACCGGACTTTCAAAAGGTACACTCTATTACATGCGTGCCTATGTTTCAAATAATATTGGTACGGCTTATGGAAACCAGGAAACTTTTACTACCCTGAATATTCCTGCAATTACCACTTCTCCTATTTCTGATATTTCAGATACTACTGCTGTCTCGGGGGGAAACATTACTGCCGATGGAGGGGTAAATGTAACAGCCAGAGGAGTCTGCTGGAGTACAAAGCAGAATCCAACAATTACAGACACTATCTCAAAGGATGGTTCCGGAAAAGGAATTTTTACAAGCTCATTGAAAAGACTGGTCCCAAATACAACATATTATGTCAAAGCCTGGGCAACAAACAGCATTGGTACAGCTTATGGAAATGAACTGACATTTACAACAACCTCACCAACTCTTTTACTACCAACACTTACCACAACAGCAATATCGGCAATAACTCAAACTACAGCTGTGAGTGGAGGAATTATTACCAGCGATGGAGGTGCGAAGGTTACTGCACGGGGAGTATGCTGGGGTACATCTTCAAATCCGGTAGTAACCGGTTATCATTTAAATGGTGATACAATATCGGGAAATCCATCATCTTTCTCCAATTTAATATCCGGGTTAACGGCTAATACAACTTATTATGTCAGGGCTTTCGCAACTAACAGCATTGGAACTGCCTATGGAAACGAGTTTTCATTTACCACATCTGTTGCTGTAACTGTGATACCTTCTATCTCAACAAATGCGATAAGTTCAGTAACCCAAATTACCGCTACGTGCGGCGGAAATATTTCAAACGATGGAGGTGCCAATGTAACAACACGTGGAGTATGCTGGAGCACATCGCCAAATCCAACTATATCACTTACAACAAAGACATCAGATGGCACAGGTACCGGAACTTTCTCAAGTTCAATAACAGGATTAGCACCTGGTACTTTGTATTATGTGAAGGCATATGCATCGAACAGTGCCGGAACAGCTTATGGAAATGAAATAAGCTTTACAACACTTCCGGCAACCGGAGGAACAGTAACTGATATTGACGGAAATGTTTACAATACTATAGTAATTGGCACTCAAACATGGCTAAAAGAAAACCTTAAAACCACAAAATATAATGATGGCAGCTCAATACCTATTGTTGCCGATAATATTGTATGGAGTACACTGACTTCAGGCAGCTACTGCTGGTATGATAATGCACCGACATTTTCAACATCCCCGTATGGGGCATTGTATAATTGGTATACAATTGATGCAACAAACAACGGGAATAAAAATATCTGCCCTACTGGATGGCATGTTCCTACCGATGGAGAGTTTACAGCTCTTGAATCATACTTAGGAGGAGTAACAATTGCAGGGGGCAGGTTAAAAGAAGTAGGAAATCTTCATTGGTTAGCTCCTAATACTGGTGCAACTAACGAGACAGGATTTACATCATTGCCTGCAGGCGGTCGGAATGAGGATGGCTCGTTTTCAAGCATGGGAGTTCAAAATTACCTGTGGAGTTCAACTGAGAATGGAACTACTTTTGCATGGGCCAGGCAAATACTTAATAATAGTACTAATTCCATTAGGATTTATTTCCTTAAGCAAAGTGGCTATTCGGTTCGTTGTATTCTGGGTACAATACAGGTATTACCATCAATATCAACAGCTTCTGTTATGAGTATAACTTCAACATCTGCTATATGCGGTGGAAATATTACATCTGATGGAGGCGCTAATGTTACCACTCGTGGTGTTTGCTGGAGCACATCTGCAAATCCAACTATTTCTGACTCAAAGACTACTGACGGATCAGGGATCGGAACATTCAGCAGTAGCATAGGTGGACTGTCATATGCAACAACCTATCACGTACGGGCCTATGCTACAAATAGTATTGGCACTTCTTACGGGCAGGATTTAACGTTTACAACATTAAGCCCATTACCAGTTGTAACAACTTCAACAGTTACATCAATAACAAGTGTTTCTGCAGTTTCCGGAGGCGATGCTTCAAGTCCATACGGACCATTGATAACAGAACGCGGAGTCTGCTGGAACACCTCACCAAATCCAACTACAGCAAATAACAAAACGATTGATGGATCGGGATCAGGAACATTTACAAGCACCATAACAGGATTAACTGTTTATACAACCTATTACGTAAGAGCTTACGCTACAAATGGTTCAGGCACCACATATGGAAATGAAAGGAGTTTTATAACAGCTCCAATTGGGACAACAGTTACTGATATTGATGGAAATGTTTACAATACTGTTGTAATAGGCACACAAACCTGGATGAAGGAAAACCTGAAGACAACTAAATACAGGGATGGGTCTTCTATTCCAATTGTAACTGATGATCCTATGTGGATTTCAAGTGAAAAGGATGCATACTGTTGGTTTAATAATGATCCGGCCACATATAAAGAAGCATATGGGGGATTATATAACTACTTTGCAATTATAGATTTTAGATATCTCTGTCCTACAGGTTGGCATGTTCCAACAAACAGTGAATGGACAACTTTAACTCAATACCTGGGAGGAGAGAGTGTTGCTGGGGGAAAATTAAAAAGCATTACAGGTTGGAATAGTCCAAATACAGGCGCTACCAATGAATCAGGGTTCACAGCTTTAGCAGGAGGATACAGATACCACAACGGCCCATTTAGCGGTCATGGAGAATTTACAATATTTTGGAGTTCTACTGAGTATGATCTGACAAATTCATTTGACAAAATATTATATTATAATGAATCCAACTTTATGACAGGAGGATGGAACCCTAAACAAAGTGGTTTTTCTGTCCGTTGTCTTCAAGGTGAACCACTGACTCCAGCAATAGGCGACAACTATCAGGGTGGAAAAATCGCTTATATTTTCCAGCCAGGAGATAATGGTTATATTGCGGGTCAGATACATGGTCTGATAGCTGCACCTTCAGACCAGAGTACCAGTGCAGAATGGGGCTGTTCAGGGATGGCAATATCAGGAGCTGATGGTACAGCAATTGGAACCGGTAATCAAAATACAATTGACATTGTGAATGGATGTACCACAACAGGTACGGCAGCAAAATTGTGTTCCGATTTGATACTTAACGGATATAGCGACTGGTATCTCCCAAGCATTGATGATCTGAATAAATTAAACATAAACAGGATTGCAATAGGTGGATTTGCTGTTGGCTATTACTGGTCATCAACTGAGATATCTGATATTGCCGGATGGCCCCTTGCCTTTAACACAGTCAGCATGAGCCCCAACAGTAAAAGCAGCTTATACTTCGTTCGCGCTGTTCGGACTTTTTGA
- a CDS encoding aldo/keto reductase, whose protein sequence is MKYRKLGRTNWNISEIGYGMWGMAGWSGSDDDESAKSLQLSVDMGCNFFDTAWGYGAGKSEGLLGNLVRANKGKKLYTATKIPPKNFKWPSKREYSLDDCFPPDHIEEYVTKSLKNAGLDSFDLMQFHTWEDSWLKDVRGIRKMLDLKEQGLFHAIGISMNRWEPWNGIKAVESGFIDTVQVIYNIFDQNPKDELFPACREMNVGVIARVPFDEGSLTGTLTKESKWPAGDWRNTYFVPENLIPSVEHADALKPLLPEGMTMSEMALRYILGEPTVSTIIPGMRKPAHAKMNIKTSDAGPLDAKLMKKLEKHRWDREPNEWSQ, encoded by the coding sequence ATGAAATACAGGAAACTTGGCCGGACAAACTGGAATATAAGCGAAATAGGCTACGGGATGTGGGGAATGGCAGGATGGAGTGGATCTGATGATGATGAATCAGCAAAATCCCTACAGTTATCAGTCGATATGGGCTGTAACTTTTTCGACACTGCCTGGGGTTACGGAGCCGGAAAAAGTGAGGGACTCCTCGGAAACCTTGTTAGAGCAAACAAAGGAAAAAAGCTTTATACCGCAACCAAGATTCCACCAAAGAACTTTAAATGGCCAAGCAAAAGGGAATATTCACTTGACGATTGTTTCCCTCCAGATCATATTGAAGAATATGTCACCAAAAGTCTTAAGAACGCCGGTCTTGATTCGTTCGATCTCATGCAGTTCCATACCTGGGAAGACAGTTGGTTAAAGGATGTGAGAGGCATAAGGAAGATGCTTGACCTGAAAGAACAGGGGTTATTCCACGCTATTGGGATAAGCATGAACCGCTGGGAGCCATGGAACGGGATCAAAGCAGTCGAAAGCGGGTTTATTGATACTGTACAGGTTATCTATAACATATTTGATCAGAATCCAAAGGATGAACTGTTTCCTGCATGCAGGGAGATGAATGTAGGTGTTATTGCCAGAGTTCCTTTCGATGAAGGCTCTTTGACCGGGACTCTTACAAAAGAGAGCAAATGGCCTGCGGGTGACTGGAGAAATACATATTTTGTTCCTGAAAATCTTATACCGAGTGTTGAACATGCTGATGCTCTCAAACCACTTCTTCCTGAGGGAATGACCATGTCGGAAATGGCACTCAGGTATATCCTGGGAGAACCGACAGTTAGTACAATCATACCCGGGATGAGAAAACCTGCTCATGCTAAAATGAACATAAAAACTAGCGATGCCGGACCGTTGGATGCGAAGCTTATGAAAAAACTTGAGAAACACCGCTGGGACAGGGAACCTAATGAATGGTCACAATAG
- a CDS encoding PEGA domain-containing protein yields the protein MKRFHLLLVLIITPSFLFSQNITVKSFRQLQNDMDARVTFSKPDQNGDKCAIIKVVSAESELTWDGDMLGIVSVEKKTGEYWLYIPHDAKRLTIKHDKFGLLRDYEYPVPILEATVYELILGTPSIDPEPKDIVNQYLTINAEPKGAKIYINNNLESTDSLKKLLIPGNYQYRVTAQFYHPDSGKVFVTPDHGESLNISLKPNHGFISLSSFPKQKAKVYIDGGSTNLVTPCLTDKLISGEHTISISKKFHRSSTQKVTITDGNTEEVKITLQSDWTFVRNYFKSHRFSINLGYYNTTFSNSFFKENILNGNIKRGIGYAATLNFNLFPLIFDMTYFSARFTVNNIEAFKPNSMIIHRGGEVSVNIIPYPIGVVVFPYLGAGYQYSQLYTSSLSSEGTGSDNTSLPIIKGGVKIRISKLLVFGEYKKGIDFNGSGYASGQIFSGIGWVF from the coding sequence ATGAAGCGTTTCCATCTACTTCTGGTCCTAATAATTACTCCTTCATTCCTTTTTTCTCAAAACATTACAGTTAAATCGTTCAGACAGCTACAAAATGACATGGATGCCAGGGTAACCTTCTCCAAGCCTGATCAGAATGGTGACAAATGTGCAATAATAAAAGTTGTTTCAGCAGAATCTGAATTAACCTGGGATGGAGACATGCTAGGGATAGTTTCAGTAGAGAAAAAAACGGGGGAATATTGGCTCTATATTCCTCATGATGCAAAACGTCTTACAATAAAACATGATAAGTTTGGCCTCCTTAGGGACTATGAATACCCGGTACCAATACTTGAGGCAACTGTATATGAACTGATTTTAGGAACACCTTCAATTGATCCCGAACCAAAAGATATTGTCAACCAATATCTTACTATCAATGCAGAACCTAAGGGTGCTAAAATCTACATAAATAACAATCTGGAATCAACCGATTCTCTTAAAAAGTTACTGATACCAGGAAACTACCAATACCGGGTAACAGCTCAATTTTATCATCCCGACAGTGGTAAGGTTTTCGTTACTCCTGATCATGGAGAAAGCTTAAATATCTCATTGAAACCAAATCATGGTTTTATTAGTCTTTCTTCCTTTCCTAAGCAAAAAGCAAAGGTTTATATTGATGGGGGTTCTACAAATCTTGTTACACCATGCTTAACCGATAAACTAATAAGCGGGGAACATACTATTTCAATCTCAAAAAAGTTTCACAGATCATCAACTCAAAAGGTAACCATCACTGACGGGAACACTGAAGAAGTAAAAATAACATTACAGAGCGACTGGACATTCGTCAGAAATTATTTCAAGTCCCACAGATTTTCAATAAATCTCGGATATTACAATACGACCTTTTCAAATTCTTTCTTCAAAGAAAACATTTTGAATGGAAATATTAAAAGGGGGATTGGATATGCTGCAACTTTGAATTTCAACCTTTTTCCCCTGATCTTTGATATGACATACTTTTCAGCCAGATTCACAGTAAATAATATTGAAGCCTTCAAACCAAATAGTATGATAATTCATCGTGGAGGTGAGGTTTCTGTCAATATTATCCCATACCCCATCGGAGTGGTTGTATTTCCATATTTAGGAGCAGGGTATCAATACTCGCAGTTATATACATCATCTCTGTCGAGTGAAGGTACAGGATCTGACAATACATCATTACCGATTATTAAGGGAGGAGTAAAAATCAGAATATCAAAGTTGTTAGTATTTGGAGAATATAAAAAAGGAATTGACTTTAATGGATCCGGGTATGCTTCCGGACAGATTTTTAGCGGAATCGGATGGGTTTTCTGA
- a CDS encoding energy transducer TonB, which produces MFDNLRDVLDFDDLLFEKRNRDYGAFMLRKKYNSVVFASIIVAVLLVSSAVVLPFVFKPDSDHVLAGGASFVQVSMENFEPPPEQIIVPAAPPPPQASKVQEIVKYVPPVVVDSVPPLELSLPTNDQLENQSNNDQIQVVGSGSGDELLSGDGGVTSDEPFFLVEVMPSFKGGDINKFRDWVQKRTNYPQIAIDRKLQGKVFLTFIVEADGSVSTVTVVKGVDPIIDVEAVKAIEGSPKWSPGLQRGQPVRVRYSMWLNFVF; this is translated from the coding sequence ATGTTCGATAACCTCAGGGATGTACTGGATTTTGATGATCTGCTTTTTGAAAAGCGGAACAGGGATTATGGTGCATTTATGCTGAGGAAAAAGTATAATTCCGTTGTTTTTGCAAGTATTATTGTTGCAGTACTACTGGTAAGTTCTGCTGTTGTTCTTCCTTTTGTGTTCAAACCTGATTCAGATCATGTGCTTGCAGGGGGAGCCAGTTTCGTGCAGGTTAGTATGGAGAATTTTGAACCACCACCAGAGCAGATAATTGTTCCTGCTGCACCACCACCGCCACAAGCCTCTAAAGTTCAGGAGATTGTAAAATATGTTCCTCCTGTTGTTGTTGATTCTGTTCCTCCTCTTGAGTTGTCATTACCAACGAATGATCAGCTAGAAAACCAGAGCAACAACGACCAGATTCAGGTAGTCGGATCAGGTTCAGGAGATGAGCTTCTTTCGGGAGACGGCGGCGTAACATCAGATGAGCCTTTTTTTCTTGTTGAAGTAATGCCCTCATTCAAAGGAGGTGATATTAATAAATTCAGGGACTGGGTTCAGAAACGCACCAATTATCCGCAAATTGCAATCGATAGAAAACTGCAGGGAAAGGTATTTCTTACATTTATTGTTGAGGCCGACGGTTCAGTCAGTACTGTTACTGTAGTTAAAGGTGTCGATCCGATAATCGACGTTGAAGCCGTTAAGGCAATAGAGGGATCCCCTAAATGGAGTCCCGGACTGCAAAGGGGTCAGCCTGTGAGGGTAAGATATTCAATGTGGCTCAATTTTGTATTCTGA